One part of the Vitis riparia cultivar Riparia Gloire de Montpellier isolate 1030 chromosome 8, EGFV_Vit.rip_1.0, whole genome shotgun sequence genome encodes these proteins:
- the LOC117920109 gene encoding putative pentatricopeptide repeat-containing protein At5g06400, mitochondrial has protein sequence MRYLSRLGSLKSSSTNNLFYLSIRKSQSCLLSSRSKLSKLHPSKNGHNKSQTESEDQSVGSLFNEIAEILGAETVTIGRNPAGFSASKGTQLSVGEISAEYRSCTQGVCGIAEDDAREMVNLSVLEDTQTGHSGGNDVSPMVDEITKIVRADIGTGSMEERLEKSGFVFDSEVVEKVLKRCFKVPHLALRFFNWVKFRNGGCHTTRTYNTMLYIAGEAKEFGLVEKLIGEMEEKGCERDIKTWTILISHYGKAKLIGKALLILEKMWKSGCEPDVAAYMILIRSLCNAQKADIALEFYKEMVQKEMGLDMSLYELLLTCLAGSGDIAGVQLVADDMIRRSQIPERDVFSGMLKSFCIAGRIREALELIRDLNDKNLTLEPNDFETLVKGLCRADRITDAAEIVDIMKKRKVVDAKVYGIIISGYLRRNDIPKAFDVLQTMTESGYLPTISTYTELMQHLFRLNEYQKGCKLYDEMLERGVEPDSVAITAMVAGHVRQNHIFEAWKVFNSMQERGIRATWKSYSVFIKELCKISRTDEVIKVLNEMQASKIIIGDEVFNWVISYLEKKGETEMVKKVMQMQRTCKFYPQEHEASGSIVPKRQLHNLDFNFNQLESGRMDLHLVEHLPKTYNEQDLQEICRILSTSMDWCLIEEALEKCTVQFTSQLVVEILRSCSLHGHAALLFFSWVGKRDGYSHTTETYNMGIKISGCSKNFRSMRNLFFEMRRKGHPVTPDTWTIMIMQYGRAGLTEIALRNFAEMKANDCKPNGSTYKYLIICLCGRKGRKVDEAIKTFLEMIRAGYVPDKELVESYLKCLCEVGKLLDARRCTEALCKLGFTIPLSYSLYIRALCRAGRLEEALALVDEVGAERVTLDQYIYGSLVHGLLRRGRLKEALEKVDSMKQIGIHPTVHVYTSLIVHFFKEKQMRKALETFQKMKEEGCEPTIVTYSALIRGHMDMGNFVDARNVFGLLQLKGPFPDFKTYSMFISCLCKVGKSEEALQLLSEMLDSGIIPSTINFRTVMFGLNREGKHSLANIVLQKKLALKSKRKL, from the coding sequence ATGAGGTATTTGTCCAGGCTCGGATCCTTAAAATCAAGCTCCACCAATAATCTTTTTTACTTATCAATCAGAAAATCCCAAAGTTGTCTTCTTTCATCACGTTCTAAGTTATCTAAGCTTCACCCGTCCAAGAACGGTCACAACAAAAGTCAAACAGAATCTGAAGACCAAAGCGTTGGTTCGCTCTTCAATGAAATAGCTGAGATTTTAGGAGCTGAAACTGTCACAATCGGTAGAAACCCAGCTGGGTTTTCAGCATCCAAAGGAACCCAGTTGAGTGTAGGTGAGATTAGTGCAGAATACAGATCGTGCACTCAAGGTGTTTGTGGAATTGCTGAGGATGATGCGCGAGAAATGGTTAATTTATCAGTTTTGGAGGATACCCAGACGGGGCATTCGGGCGGAAATGATGTGAGCCCCATGGTTGACGAGATTACAAAGATTGTACGGGCTGATATTGGTACTGGTTCGATGGAGGAGAGATTGGAAAAGTCGGGTTTTGTATTTGATTCAGAGGTTGTGGAGAAAGTATTGAAGAGGTGCTTTAAAGTGCCGCATTTGGCTTTGAGATTCTTTAATTGGGTGAAGTTCCGGAATGGAGGTTGTCATACAACTAGGACTTATAATACAATGTTGTACATAGCTGGCGAAGCAAAAGAGTTCGGTTTGGTTGAGAAGTTGATTGGGGAAATGGAGGAGAAAGGGTGTGAAAGGGATATTAAGACGTGGACCATTCTTATCTCACATTATGGGAAGGCAAAGTTAATTGGCAAAGCCCTATTGATCCTTGAGAAGATGTGGAAATCTGGTTGTGAACCTGATGTGGCAGCTTACATGATTTTGATACGTTCACTTTGTAATGCTCAGAAAGCCGACATTGCTTTGGAGTTTTACAAGGAGATGGTCCAAAAGGAAATGGGATTAGATATGAGTTTGTACGAACTGCTACTTACTTGCCTAGCAGGATCTGGAGATATTGCTGGGGTTCAATTGGTTGCAGATGACATGATTAGGCGTTCTCAGATTCCTGAACGGGATGTTTTTTCGGGCATGCTGAAGAGCTTTTGTATTGCAGGGAGAATAAGAGAAGCCTTAGAATTGATTCGTGatctaaatgataaaaatttaactcTTGAGCCTAATGATTTTGAGACATTGGTGAAAGGACTGTGTAGGGCTGACAGGATTACTGATGCAGCAGAAATTGTTGatataatgaagaaaagaaaagttgtTGATGCTAAGGTTTATGGGATTATTATCAGTGGATACTTGAGGAGAAATGATATTCCTAAGGCATTTGATGTGCTTCAGACCATGACAGAATCCGGCTATTTACCTACAATTTCCACATACACTGAGCTGATGCAGCATCTCTTCAGATTGAATGAGTATCAGAAAGGCTGCAAGCTATATGATGAGATGTTGGAAAGAGGAGTTGAACCGGATAGTGTGGCGATCACAGCTATGGTTGCAGGTCATGTTCGTCAAAATCATATATTTGAAGCATGGAAAGTGTTCAATAGTATGCAGGAGAGGGGCATCAGAGCTACTTGGAAATCTTATTCAGTGTTCATTAAGGAGCTCTGTAAAATTTCAAGGACAGATGAGGTTATCAAGGTTCTGAATGAAATGCAGGCATCCAAGATAATTATTGGAGATGAGGTATTCAATTGGGTAATATCTTATTTGGAGAAGAAAGGAGAAACAGAGATGGTAAAAAAAGTAATGCAGATGCAGAGGACATGTAAATTTTACCCTCAAGAACACGAGGCATCTGGTAGTATTGTCCCCAAGAGACAactgcataatttggacttcaacTTTAATCAATTGGAGTCAGGAAGGATGGATCTTCATCTGGTAGAGCACCTTCCAAAGACTTATAATGAACAGGACCTGCAAGAAATTTGTAGGATTTTGTCAACCTCAATGGACTGGTGCCTAATTGAAGAAGCTTTGGAGAAATGCACTGTTCAGTTCACATCACAACTTGTTGTGGAGATTTTGCGTAGTTGCAGTCTGCATGGTCATGCTGCATTACTTTTTTTCTCCTGGGTAGGAAAGAGAGATGGTTATAGCCACACCACAGAGACTTACAACATGGGAATAAAAATCTCAGGATGTAGCAAAAATTTTAGAAGCATGAGGAACCTCTTTtttgaaatgagaagaaaaggtCACCCAGTAACACCAGATACATGGACAATCATGATAATGCAGTATGGTCGAGCAGGCTTGACAGAGATTGCTTTGAGGAATTTTGCAGAGATGAAAGCTAATGACTGTAAACCAAATGGCAGCACATACAAGTACTTGATCATATGTCTTTGTGGGAGAAAAGGTAGGAAGGTAGATGAAGCCATCAAAACATTCCTGGAAATGATTCGTGCAGGGTATGTTCCTGACAAAGAATTGGTTGAAAGTTATCTTAAATGTTTATGTGAAGTTGGAAAGCTTTTGGATGCTAGACGATGCACAGAAGCTCTATGTAAACTTGGTTTCACAATTCCACTTAGTTATTCCTTGTACATTAGGGCTCTTTGTCGAGCAGGAAGGTTGGAAGAAGCTTTAGCATTGGTAGATGAGGTTGGGGCAGAGCGAGTTACACTGGATCAATATATTTATGGAAGCCTAGTTCATGGACTACTTCGTAGAGGAAGGTTAAAAGAGGCCCTGGAAAAGGTGGATTCCATGAAACAGATTGGTATTCATCCAACCGTCCATGTTTATACATCCTTGATAGTTCATTTCTTTAAGGAAAAACAGATGAGAAAAGCATTGGAAACTTTCCAGAAAATGAAAGAGGAGGGTTGTGAACCAACAATTGTTACCTATTCTGCATTGATCCGTGGGCATATGGACATGGGGAACTTCGTTGATGCTCGGAATGTCTTCGGCCTTCTACAACTTAAAGGACCATTTCCAGATTTCAAGACTTATTCCATGTTCATTAGTTGCCTCTGTAAGGtaggtaaatcagaagaggcccTGCAGCTTCTATCTGAGATGTTGGACAGTGGGATTATTCCCAGTACCATCAACTTTCGAACAGTGATGTTTGGGCTAAATAGAGAAGGTAAACACAGTTTAGCTAACATTgttttacaaaagaaattagCTCTCAAAAGTAAACGGAAGCTTTAA